AAACTGCatataaaaagctgaaaaatcaatacgacaaatatatacgagtaggtataggttcACTAAACGTACAGGTAGTTTCGACTTTCGacattctgttgaaaattttcattaaattaaaatctGGTCAACGtggcatattttcaaattgttcaagcaaaactgaaattttactcgaaaataaTTAAATCAAAGAACTTTACGGCGAACGTTAATTAATTAAAGTGAAATTTCCCGCCTAAACTGTTGAACTATGCGTATTCATTCGAATTAATTTACcaagttgatgaattactttGCACGTGCCAGCGATGATTTATAACTTCGGGGCTAATATTTgattaggtaataaaaaattaataattagtGGACcgtgaaaagaaaatatttgaacgcgatgaaatttttaaatgaaaattttcgaacaacTAAGCGCATGGTAGTGACTAGACCTACACAGAAAATTAGTTCCGCGTTTAAacggataaaaaattaaaattttcaaataatataaaaataaaataatatacgCGAGTTGgtttaatgaaataaatattGACAAGCCTAGGGAATTCAGTCTCATAATAAAGAACTaggtattataaaaaaaaaaattgaatttagctatttgcttttctttttcaaagacaAAAGTAATTATACATTCTGAATTTGggtacgaaaaaatgaaaaaatgaacaaaaaaaatcgattaaaattgcCGCATATTTACTAACTGAAAGTTATCCCGTTTTCTGAAACAGTCGCAGCTTATTATTTGAGTAAACAAGCCTCCTAATTCAAAAGTTCTTTTCGACGTTAATTAGAATTTGAGTTACGCACGCACAATTTTTCCCAAGAATAACCGAATTTCTTTAttaatttactttttctttCCGTGTCGTTTCCCCTTGTGTGtgcgtttttcttcttttttttttcaaataatcggcttaataaatttttggatgagTTGTAGTGGTTGTAGcaacctatacctatacctatgtgtatgtacatgtgttatttttttttcaactgtcgCCGTCGTCGTCGGCAAATACGCTTTCTTCGTTTATTTAACGTGCAGTATAAATAACAATTCGAATGTCACGAAGGAGCATTTCTTCggcgtgaaaaaaatatatctgcaaATACATAATAGACGgaataatgattttaaaatattcggTATTTCACGAAAAAAGAATCAGGAGATTCGAAGTGATTGGCATGAACTAGACAAGTCTTTTTCCAGATGAGTAAGCATCATCAGACAGGAGTATAAAATTTGATAGACATGAGatggacatttgaaaaaaacaaccacCACACCGCGGCAGATTCGCAACTGGCGCTAATTCTTAACGAAAGTTATATTCGACGACCGCGAACCGATTATAATCATGCTGATTTGAAGTCATCCGCGCCCATTTAGCGGCGAAAAATTTAAACGGTTAAAACTTAATTTAGCGAAGCATTTACATaacttttaaaataggtacccatTTCGTAAAATAACTTCGCCCCTTAAAAAGCTTCGGTAGTCGGTAGCTCGGTACTAAGTACAAGCATGAAAAGATGAACAAACATGTTTAAATGAAATCCTCGCTTATCTGCATTAGTGTTTACGAGCTCTAATACCCTTATATAGTAACTCGTTTTCTGTATAGGCTGCCCTATTCCGTCTCGAGACTGTTGGCTCTATATAATGGAGATAATCTCCCACGGGATTTCACTTCTATGTCCTGGGAGCTAATTTACCTTCCTCTCATTTTATCACTCCCTCGCGTGCGCGCATTCCTGCTAGCTCTCTAGCTCTGATGGTTCGTGTTTTTCGAGCTTTCTCGCTCTTTCGCCATCTCTTTAACCTAACTGACTTGTTATAAGGCAGCTGCTATTATTATCAGGCTTTTGATGATAGGATTATACGAGGATTACACAAAATGTTTTGCTTTTCAAAAGCACCGAGTACTCGAGAAATTTAAACATAGGTGCCGCTTTGTCTGCGTACTACgctatatatgtatgtagtatgtacatcATTTTGTGTGTACTAGTCTTCTAACATTTCATATTAGTTTCCTTTTCATCGCGTTCGCTCTTCGTATCTCGAACGACTACCTAAGTCATGAAAAATGTAACGTAAATCTTTTGTTAGCGAAAAATTTATACGAACACGTAAACGtttgtagtacctacctacctacctacacactACATAATTCGCATCTACTTTCTGTCGTCTGTATTCCAGTCATAATTGTTACAAAGAAACTTCAGGCCATCACCTCATCATACGTATCTACAGTACCATCGTTCTCGTCGTACTCGTACACAGATAGCCTATCCAAATATAGGTTTGCAGCGAgctcatttttattcattttcgtcAGACAAGACAGCGATGAAAATGTTCGGTTTAAATTGCCGTCGTTACGTTGAATTCTGCCTTTTCGAGGTTCTAATAAAACTCACTTTTCTGAAGGGTCGCGTGATCTTCTCTACGAATACACTACATTACGACGACACCCGCTACATTGGGAAAAACAACCTTCAAGATGTTTGAGTGACATTTATAAGGGTACCGAATGGAAACGACGAGAGTTGCAAATCTCAATTTGCACAATGTGTTTGGTTTAACGCTGTTACCAACAGACAGAGATTGttattatgtattatgtatttattgATATACCtatcgattcttttttttttttttttaataataatacgagtaatatcgTTCAAAGTAACTACACAAGCGTAATAAACATTGGTAAATTAACTTGAATATTGCTTACTCGCCAGTTGTATCTTATCTTGTTATCGTGTTCGTTGATATGGGCATGGAATTGATTGCACTCTGTACTGTAAGTATGCATCAGATTAGATAGAACATCCAAATACAATCAACTGTGTACTGACTACTGAGACTCAGGAACCTAATTGATTTAAAAAGAGCTCGTTGAATCAATTAAATAGACACTTCAGCAGCCCAGATAAATCAAGGTAAGATCCTCATCAACGTTACGTCCAATATGCCAGGAATGTTATCAAACGACTATAATCATGAAATCAAAGGTAAGTAATCCAGTCGATGTAATCTTATCAATATTCATTAAACGCTATACACACTTAGGTAAAGTTGAAATACGAATTAATCATTATTCGAATCacaaaatgagtgaaaataaattgatgGTCAATTACTATCACTAACGTACCATATCTATCTGCCAGTTTTTCTGACATTCATTCAGATCGATTTGGAAACGTTTCGTGTGGCGAAGTGAAAGCTTCAACAAATGAGCTACAGGTTCCAGGACGACTCGAATGCGCATTCGATAGATTTAAGAGATTTAAATTGCGATCTATTTTCCAAATTCAGTTTCCGGACTTCCTCCATATTATCAGTATCTGCAATCACCGAATAATGCTGTTTTAATTGaagatttcaaacaaaattcatcGATTGAGGTTTAACGAACTATCTACATATGAACTTCACTTCGTGATGTAGaacgtatttttttacaattttatagcAAATCTTTATATTTAAAGCACAATTTACGTTTATAATacgtgatttgaaaaatttttaaaaattaaaaaatttcaaaaaattgataagaaaataaaataaacaaaccaattaaccaatcaaaatgggaGACGTgcagtgtttccaaaattgataatcaccagtgtaaaaattgaaattctcttcgatagaaaaaaaattataggtaggtgaaaagtgaaaacgatCAATAATGATTATCGATCGAATATTGATCACTAATTAGgtgatgataaatttcagtCCCACACAAAAGTTGAAATCACGATAGTTCCTTCCTGCAAGCGTTATTTCTCCCATAGTGTAGTGTATCCACGTTCGGTTCGAATGAACCAAATCTGACAACGTTGCATTTACGTTGCAACGTTATagcaataccacctatagtaaaaggcctgagcgctgttttgtgacgtcatcgctACTTGGTAGTACTTACGTATCTAACATATCATAATACACtatagaattgaatgaaaaatgcactcaaacgaattaaatcctgcgaaaattttatttttcatattttatctacatgaataatgaatttatgatcatgtaggaatgattttaatgaaaaaaaatgaagaaattaggttataaacaacactgtttttcaacattaaagatgaaagttatacataaacttgacaaaattataccttttggcGGATATTACAACactcactggtgaaatataattaaataatcgtcgaatcttgtcaaaatcccactaaaatcatctaattggtttgagatgttgATGGTTTCTTGATTCTTGATTAGATAACCTTATCCATCCATTGTAGTTGGATGGTTGTATTCACAATGCAGatttaaaacgcattttagattatatggttcactattcatttcactgcgatgttattccagtaaaacacaggcactaatacacatcagttttcatttttatgcacTTCACAAGATATCTACACATCCGAATCACACAATgtcacaacacaaacagatcgcgaaaaattcacttttgtacaaaaataaagtaatccaacaccaccagtagttgaaaacaacaatatctCATCCCTACACCACATTTtagaacgaatattaattaaaatgtcatcattttaataacgtttttaacgaaagttttactctaTTTCACGAACTCGCCATTAAatgtacgttaaaattcaaatggtaaacacaatcgagccATCTACTAGTGgtgacgtcagaaggtgataacgattcagcgctcaggccttttactataggtggtattggttATAGCCGCCTCGTTTACGGCATTTATCTTTATCTCTTACTTACGACACATTAATATCCGAATATGTAATGCGTTCATTATTATGTAAATATAcgattaataatattttatttaatgatttCGTTATTCGAATAACGCGAATTCTACAATGGCGCAGTCGGTGAAAGTAAAAAGACAGTTTTAAAGTGCCGGTAATTTCGTAATTATCAGTGCAGTGTTGTGTGGTAAAACTCCGTTTTCGAAAATGGATCAATCCAACATCAAAGCGTTTGATGTCCACTCAACTTCAGCTTCCTCGGAATGGATTCGATGGAAGCGAGCTGTCGACCTATATATTCTTTCGAAAGGATACACAGACGATAAACGGAAGCAAGCTACCCTGTTATCACTAGGTGGTATGGATTTGCAAGATATTTATTATGCAATATCTGGTAACGAAACGAAATCCGACGAGGAAACTTGGTATCAACAGACCATAAGGCTTTTAGACGCATACTTCATTCCTAAAAGCAACGTTACTTACGAAAGGTATGTGTTCAGTAAAATAATCCAACGTCCGGATGAACTGACCGAACAGTTTATTAATCGTTTACGACGACAAGTGACGAAATGTGAGTACTCTGACGAAGATGCTCAACTCTGTCAACAAATCGTCGCCGGATGTTGTAACGGAGAAATACGCAAAGAATGTCTTGAAAAGAGAGTACTGTCAGTAGGCGCTATTCAAGAAATTGCTCAGAAAATCGAAACCGTGTCGTCACAGTTGTCAGCGTTTGAGCCGAAATCTACACCAGCGTCCATACCTGGAGTAAACTCGATAAATAGAATTGCGTCGTCGAATTCTACACGATCGAATGATTCGAAAATCAGTTGTTATGGTTGCGGTTCGTCCAAACATCGTACGAAAGATGATTCTTGTCCAGCAGTGGGAAAAGAATGCCGTTTCTGCCATAAAATTGGTCATTTCGATAGCGTCTGTCACGCAAAGAAGAATCAGAAGGAGGATAAACCTCAGAATAAATCGCGCCGCCGTGATAGAAAGAAACCGCCAAGGTCGTCTgatgaaaaaagcgaaaattcgtCCGCCTCGGGGAAGAAATCGGTAAATCAAGTTAGTACGGTTAACTACGTGTTCCACGTTTCGAGTAAAGCTCGTGCCACAGAACTTCCTTGCGCCGTCGGAGGAGTTCAGTTTGCGTTCACCGTAGATTCTGGTGCTGATGAAAACATCATATCGAAAAGTGATTGGTGTTCGTTGAAAAGTCGCAACGTTAAAGTCGTGTCTCAAGTGCgtaacgatgaaaataaaaagctatttgcATTCGGTGCTTCGGAGCCTCTCGCAATAGTTGGCAAATTCTCCGCAGAAATTTGTGTTGGTAATCGTTCGCTAGTGGCCGAAATCGTAGTCGTCGACCAGGACAATGTACCAGCGTTATTGTCTCGAGAAACAGCGACTGATCTTGGAGTGTTGGAGATTCGCATACCACAGTCCAACGTTAACGCCGTAACTTCGAAGATTTCACCGAATCGCAAAGTTTTCCAAGGGATTGGTTTACTGAAGGATGTTGAAATAGACATTCCCATCGACGAGTCCGTACCGCCGCATCGACAGAAACCTAGACCCATACCGCTCAATCTACGAGATCAAATCGACGAGGAACTCGACAGTATGCTGGAAAACGACATCATCGAGCCGGTAGATACTCCGTCACCGTGGGTATCGAATATGGTAATTTCACACCATAACGACAAAATTCGTATTTGTGTCGATATGCGTGATGCAAACAAAGCGATCATCACTGAAGATTATCCGTTCACAACGATGGAGGATATTCGCGCCGCTGTTAAGAGCGCAAAGTGTTTCGCCCGTCTCGATTTACGCCGTGCATTTTACCAGATCTTACTCAAGATTAAGTCCAGGGTGATTACAACGTTCATAACGCATCGAGGTTTATTCCGTTCAAAACGTCTCATGTTTGGAATAAAATGCGCACCTGGTATTTTCCAAAGTATCCTGCGCAAACTTCTGAAGCTTCTTGGTTTCGCAATCAATTCAGCCGACGATATCTTCATATTCGCTAACTCAGAAGAAGAACTGTTCCGTTATGTAAATCAAGTGATCGACTTGCTCGAGCAAAATGGTCTCACGCTGAACTACGATAAATGCATCTTCTACGCGACGAAAATCGAGTATGTTGGTTTCACCATCGTTCCAGGTGGAATTCAAGTTTCAGACGAAAAACGAGCCAAAATCTTGGAATGGTCCGCACCAACGTCCAAGGCCGAAGTTGAAAGCTTCCTGGGCTTCGTTAATTTTGTACGTCGTTTCATTCCGAATTACAGCGCTATCGCAGCACCGTTGTACGATATCACGCGCAAAAACGTTCATTTCAAATGGGAACAAGAACACGAAAGTGCGTTTCAAGCACTGAAAGCTCAGTTGACCACGGACCGCATCCTGAAGAATTTCAATCCGCGATACACAACACAGCTGTATTGCGATGCGGGTCCAAACGCGCTCGGTGCAGTCCTAGTTCAAATAGGCGCCGAAGGTCCTGAGTACGTCGATTTCGCTAGCAAGACGTTAACCGACGTAGAACGAAGGTACTCTCAGCTGGAGAAGGAAGCCCTTGCCCTTGTCTGGGGAGTAGAGCGTTTCCATTATTACTTATACGGGCGCCGCTTCCAGCTTATCACAGACAACAAACCGATCCAGCTGATCTTAACGTCAAGCGATCTAAACCAGAGCTTGAGAGTACAGCGATGGCA
This region of Planococcus citri chromosome 5, ihPlaCitr1.1, whole genome shotgun sequence genomic DNA includes:
- the LOC135846842 gene encoding uncharacterized protein K02A2.6-like; this encodes MDQSNIKAFDVHSTSASSEWIRWKRAVDLYILSKGYTDDKRKQATLLSLGGMDLQDIYYAISGNETKSDEETWYQQTIRLLDAYFIPKSNVTYERYVFSKIIQRPDELTEQFINRLRRQVTKCEYSDEDAQLCQQIVAGCCNGEIRKECLEKRVLSVGAIQEIAQKIETVSSQLSAFEPKSTPASIPGVNSINRIASSNSTRSNDSKISCYGCGSSKHRTKDDSCPAVGKECRFCHKIGHFDSVCHAKKNQKEDKPQNKSRRRDRKKPPRSSDEKSENSSASGKKSVNQVSTVNYVFHVSSKARATELPCAVGGVQFAFTVDSGADENIISKSDWCSLKSRNVKVVSQVRNDENKKLFAFGASEPLAIVGKFSAEICVGNRSLVAEIVVVDQDNVPALLSRETATDLGVLEIRIPQSNVNAVTSKISPNRKVFQGIGLLKDVEIDIPIDESVPPHRQKPRPIPLNLRDQIDEELDSMLENDIIEPVDTPSPWVSNMVISHHNDKIRICVDMRDANKAIITEDYPFTTMEDIRAAVKSAKCFARLDLRRAFYQILLKIKSRVITTFITHRGLFRSKRLMFGIKCAPGIFQSILRKLLKLLGFAINSADDIFIFANSEEELFRYVNQVIDLLEQNGLTLNYDKCIFYATKIEYVGFTIVPGGIQVSDEKRAKILEWSAPTSKAEVESFLGFVNFVRRFIPNYSAIAAPLYDITRKNVHFKWEQEHESAFQALKAQLTTDRILKNFNPRYTTQLYCDAGPNALGAVLVQIGAEGPEYVDFASKTLTDVERRYSQLEKEALALVWGVERFHYYLYGRRFQLITDNKPIQLILTSSDLNQSLRVQRWHLRLQGYDFELVHKAGKNNIANPLSRLVSSTDRSHDHVESYIHLVINASIPKLMTLKEIEQASLNDPEFVELRNAIESNNWSKMPAAYTAISSELSVYNDIILRGDRIVVPSQLRQRVLDLAHEGHPGIVSLKARLRTKVWWPNIYAEAEHKVKTCPACQAVAKFEPPEPIRRRLLPERPWDQVAFDFMGPLPSGDYLFVVVDLYSRFYEIKITKTSTAKFIVETLHEIFARYGYPSIITCDNAPQHHASEVESFCNEYGIRMFYSTPFWPQSNGAVERQNRNILKTLKIAQIEGKDWRNEIQKFLLMMRNTPNHATGVAPAELVFRFRPRDQIPSIQNYQADPEMEDRENLRKYKGQIYANDSRHATRFVPGQQVLVRNEQKTNKLTPSFDPEPATVVATRGTEVDISKGGRTYTRNSSHLKEFQSSVTPQPAAVEIPEIRSNDPPPEPSGYVSSPAAPSSSTEHSSPRVQDTTIGRPKREIRIPSKFNDYVLNK